Part of the Sodalinema gerasimenkoae IPPAS B-353 genome is shown below.
TCAAAGATCTGCGTTTGCAGACTATACGATTCTCTCTCAAGATCTTGCGGAGTATACCTTTTATTGATTATTTCCTGGACAAGTGCTTCTGCGTTTTCTCTTAACCGATCCAATCTGACAGCAGCTTCATTATGTTCAGTGTATTGGCGCAATCCAAAAACAAAGGCAGGAATTAATGGAACTAGAACAGCTAATAGAAACTTTTCAAGAGTTAATCCCCCAATTAAGCCAATTAGAAGAACAATAACGGCTAGAAAAAATAGGACGAAAACTATCCACTTAGAATAACGCCGACGCAATTGAGCATCCAGGGCAAACGCATCAAAACTGGTATCAAAAGATACAGATAAAAGTCACTAAGGGTTGCCATAGCCCTAACAGACTCACTCGTTTCCCTCGTTTCCCTCGTTTCTTCGTCTGTTCTTGCCGTTTCTGTTCTCCCTTGAAGTAATAGCTGTAGCTGGCGGCACTCCACAAACAGCATCCCGATTCGTCCGTGTAGAGTGAGTCAATCTCTCCAGCAGCGGCAGCGAGTTCGAGCATTTCCAGGTCGTTTGGCTTAGCTAGGCGCTTTTGGGGGTCTTGTCGTTGTTGATGGCTTATTCGGGTCCGCTTCCAAATGACCCCCTTTTTTTGAGGATCTGACACAGATACTCAGGACTCAGGTTCATTTGTCGTTCGCGGCGCAGTTTTTCCGCCAGTTGCTCGCTGTTATAGGTTCTTGGGTCATTTCTGAGGCAGTTTTCTAGATCTTCGATGTCTTCTTCATTCCAAGTTTTTTTCCGTCCCCGTCCTTGGGCTTCCCACAGTCCCCCTAATCCCTTATCTATCCAAGTCTTGAGAGTTTTCCTCACCGTCTTGACCGTTGGGTGCAGGTGCTCGGCTATCTGTTCGACATACCACCCTTGGTGGCTCAGACGAACGGCTTCGGCTCGGTCTTTGACTCGCTGACTCACCGTCGTTGCCTTCCTCATCTCCCAGAGCGTTCTTTCTTCTTCGCGGTTGAGAAACACTCTCAGTCGGGCTCCCATACCTCTGACTCCTTTCTGGGGAAACACTTTATAATCTGTAATATACCTCCTTTTTTTGGTATGACCTGCTTATCTACTTTTTCCAGGGTTATAGCTGATTGATAAGTTGCTTTGCTAAGCTTTCTGCTGAGGATAATGTATTGATGACGGTTTCAACATCGTCTGAGTCAAAAGATCTACTAAATGTATTGGTTTTACTTGAAACCAGGAAGTACAGCCGTATTTTCTTATAACTCCAAAATAGGAAGTGTGATTTCTTACTGGAAACTTTCACAGACAAAGTATCACTAACCTCACCGCGCAAGACGAAATCTTCTGAAAATTCTCCCGAATACCTCTTTTGCTCAAGAAGTTTCATCTTCTGGTGTGCTTTTCTAAGATCGTTTACCAATTTGGAAACTCTAGAACTAGGTACAACTGCTATTCCAGGATTATATCTTCCATCAGGACCTGAAATAGAAAAGCGAATGTACCAGCTACTTTTTTGTGCAGCATCGCGATAAGCAATCAACGATGCTCTAATATTTGGTAATTCCAGATCTTGCTCAAGCTGTCTAGGGTTCATGTTAGCAATTCAACACGCACATACATAGTGTTCCCCAATTGAATCTTAAAAATAGAACGTTTAAGCCAATCTCATAAACCAAGGCTTTGCGGTCTAACGGTTCGGGTCAGCGGTTGCTGAGGTCTTTGCATCCAACCCAAGCGGCTTCGGTCAATCCACTGCACCCGAATTGTTATGCCGTGTAGCTAACTGTATTAACGATCGCCTTGATCTAACTCAAGAATACTACGTTGTCTTTGCTCATTCATAAATCTTTTAAACTCCATGTGTTTTGTAGATAACTCAGGATCTCTTTCCTGATACGAAGACGCATAACTTCTAGACTTTTTCTTAACTTTTACAAATGAAGGCATTTTCTTGAGCTTCGCTTGGCGAGTGAAAACAAAATGTGTAGATCTTATTCTTCCCTTACCCTCCTTTTCAGTTGATAAAATACCGCTCTCATACTGATGTAAATTTATGTTTTTATATCTTTCGTATAATCGCCTTACGTGAGCTTCATTTTGTTGTGAATAAAATCCTATTACTGAATCTGAATTGATCACCTGGAAAGAATTCAAGATTTCAATATCTTCATCTTTTGAAACGCAAGTTACCAAGCTTTTTTGTCCATACTTATACACTTTTGGATCATAGAAACAAAGTGTTATTTTGGGAGACAAAGGAAGGAAAATTTGCAGTCCAAGTGCAGTAATGCTTGTGACTCCAGGATATTCCAAATCCCGATAAAGCCAATTGTAGATGAATACAGGATGATCAGATATGTAAAACTCTGACGCAGTTTCATTTTTAATAATGTGATACCTCAAATCTCTTAAGATTATGGCATCAATCACTCCTTGAACAGTAATTAGAGATGCTAACCGATCTTGGCAAAAGTTCAAGCGTCCGGCACTTGCTTCTTCTGGATCAAACCCGTTCAAGCTTAAAAGTTCGCGCACCGTTGACTCAAGGTGTGAATTTACAAATCCACTTGCTCTTTCACTTGCCTCAGGTGTTCTACAAAAAAGGGATAAAACGAATCTGTGTAAAGTCAAAACATCTTCGTCAACTATATTAAAGTCTCCATCAACAATTTTGTCTAATATTTTTGAAGCTGGACCTTCTACTTCTTCAGCCATGAAGGTTTCAACTTCATTGTCCCTGCCATAAAAATAATTCTGTGAAAAAACCTCCTTAACTGACTGGTTATATCTCACAACAGACCTTTCTATATCAAATACATTTATCTTTTTCCCTTTCCTTGCATCACAGCCAAAATGCTTAAGCAAGCATTGGGGAACGTAATGTTGGTTCTTAGTTATTTGCTTACTCATCAACTCTTTTCAGGTAATACACAAAGGGCTGACTGCCAACAAACAGCCTTAACATACATCCTAACCAAAGACCAAGCGGCATAACTATTGATTAGGCAGCGATCAGCAGCCCAACACACCTAAGATTTGGGGAGCTGAACCCTCCATAACTAAGCCTCCGCAGGATTTTAGCACATCAATATTGAGATGTCAAAAATTGCTAGATCTAGCATATACAAAACCTCATAGTTCACCAAAACCCTTAACTGGCAAGGATTTCAGTTCTTAAAAAGGTAAATGTTATACGGAATCAAGCAGATATGCACCTTAGCCTTAAAGGGCTACAAGTCTTTGCTGCCAAGAGTTATAGTGCTAAAGGAACAGAGTGTTATGCT
Proteins encoded:
- a CDS encoding S-4TM family putative pore-forming effector, with product MDAQLRRRYSKWIVFVLFFLAVIVLLIGLIGGLTLEKFLLAVLVPLIPAFVFGLRQYTEHNEAAVRLDRLRENAEALVQEIINKRYTPQDLERESYSLQTQIFDNRRRSPLILDWLYSRLRHEDEEKMNKGAESLVQELIQNP
- a CDS encoding DUF4238 domain-containing protein; translation: MSKQITKNQHYVPQCLLKHFGCDARKGKKINVFDIERSVVRYNQSVKEVFSQNYFYGRDNEVETFMAEEVEGPASKILDKIVDGDFNIVDEDVLTLHRFVLSLFCRTPEASERASGFVNSHLESTVRELLSLNGFDPEEASAGRLNFCQDRLASLITVQGVIDAIILRDLRYHIIKNETASEFYISDHPVFIYNWLYRDLEYPGVTSITALGLQIFLPLSPKITLCFYDPKVYKYGQKSLVTCVSKDEDIEILNSFQVINSDSVIGFYSQQNEAHVRRLYERYKNINLHQYESGILSTEKEGKGRIRSTHFVFTRQAKLKKMPSFVKVKKKSRSYASSYQERDPELSTKHMEFKRFMNEQRQRSILELDQGDR